The window GAGGCATTGCTGAGTCAATGTATTTCTAGCAGGCAAGATGCCGGCATCTTAAGCCGGTGCATCTCATATTTGCAAAAACATGGGAGTGGGAGCATCTTGCTCCCTAAGATTACAGCAAGCCTGCAATATGCCGGCACTACTAAAAATTTTCAAAAATGAGATGCTCCCTTTAGAATTGCTATAGATGAGTCATCAGGATAGGAATAGCGGTAGACCTTTGCGATTGATTCTGGATTTTGAGCAAATGCTTAGATCACTTAAACAACTCTCGTTTAATTGGGGAGAGGAACTCGCTGCCAAATTTTAATCGTTTTATCCTCACTCCCACTGACGATAAACTGCCCATCTTGACTAAAAGCAATAGACGTTACATCGGCAGAATGTTCGTTGAGTACACAACTTAACTTACCCGCAGGAAAGTGATGTAATCGCATCGCTCCATTTTCTCCGATACCTGCGATAATTTGCCAGTCTGGACTAAGAGCAACCTGCCATTGACGCTTGAAATGTACTGGCAGGGTGCGAAGGCGTTTACCTGTGTCTAAATCCCAAAATTCAACCGCTTCTCCTGCACTACTGCTTACCAGGGTTTTACCATTAGGATTAATAGCAATGCTATAGACTGCTGATGAATACCAAAACCTAATGATGAACCATTGCCACAACTTGGTTAAATTAGGTGCAAGAGTCTGAAGCAGTTGACCTGTAGCTGTTTCCCAAACTTTAATACTTCTATCGCTACTACCGCTAACCAAAATTTGACCATCAGGAGTAAAAGCTAAACCAGGCACTCCTAATGAATGTGCGGAAATACTGCGAATTAACTGCCGTTTAGGTAGATCCCAAATTTTCACAACCCCATCTCGACTGCCACTTGCTAGGTCTGTGCCGTCCGCAGTAATCGCCACACACCAAACTTTGTCTGAGTGCCCCGGCAGCGTGTCGCATTTCCCCGTCTTGATATCCCAAATTTTTAGGGTACTGTCATCGCTACCACTGACGAGCGTTTGACTGTCGGGAGTGAAGGCAACGCAACCTACAGGGGCAGCGTGTTCTGTGTAAGTCCGGATTAGAGAGGCTTGACCATCAGCCGATAAACGCCACAGTTTCACGGTTTTGTCATAGCTGGCGCTAGCAATCGTTTTGCCATCGGGACTGAGGGCAACGTCAATTACAATATCAGCATGATCCGTGAGAGTAGAGGTACATCGCCAAGGTTGTCCGCCGGCTAAATGTTCGCGCAGTAAGTCGTGAATAAAGCGATAGCGCCCCCCCACTTGTTGGATGAGACGACGTTCTGCTGCGTAGCTAAGAAAGTCAACGTAATTGAGGGCAATAGCGCCACTACGCCATAATAAAAACCGTAAGGTGTAGTGTTCAATAACAGCACGGCCACCCCCTAGAAGAATGCCGAAAAATAGCGCATAACTAAAGCCGGTGATTAAAGGTAAACTCCAAGCTATCTGGAATCTTATCAGGTTGCTTAACGACAATAACAACACAGTGAAAGGAAATGTAACTAAACTCAAAAATACGGCACTTTTTGCTGATTCAATTATGCCTTGATTGGGTTGATTCCTAACTCTTATTTCATCTCCAATCAGCCCTCCAATCAGCCCTATCATCAGCCCAAAAATCAACCATATCATCAGATTTCTAATTAGCCCGAAAATCAGCCCTCCAATCAGCCCTACAATCAGCCCTCCAATCAGCCCTCCAATAAGATTTTTAGTAAATTTTTGAGTGTTCCAGCTAATCGTTTCCGCAGGTTCTATTTTTTGCTCTAGCCCAAAAATCAGCCCAACAATCAGCCCAAAAATCAGCCCTCCAATCAGCCCTCCAATCAGCCCAACAATCAGCCCAAAAATTAGCCCTCCAATCAACCCAAAAATCAGCCCTCCAATCAGCCGATAAAGTAGTTTGTATTTGGGCGATTCGAGTAAATCTGGCTGCATTTTTTCCAGGAGAAACTCAGTTTCCTTGCGTTCTCTCAGTTTTCGTGCTAACCACTGCAACCACCGTTTAGTATCTTTATCCGAATAGCGACTATGAGGCTTTTCTTTTAATTTTTTATCAATATATGCCGCAAATAATTGATTGCGGCTTTCTTCTAAATATTGTTGATTGGGTCGCTGTCTCCCTGAATTTACCTGTAAAGATCCTTCTGGATAAGCAATGGGAATTAAATGCAGTAATAGGGGAACTCTTGCTAATGTCAATAAACCTTCCGGGTCACTTTTAACGGATGACCATAAATCGGCGCGTTGCAGTTCTTTCAAGTAATTTTCAATTTGGGCATCTGTCAACGGCTGTATGCAAATTGCCCAGCCTAATTTCTGAAGTTTTGACTCACCCGTTTGATATTCTTGCACCCGGCAACAAACCGCAACTTGTAAATCTGGATACTCTTGTAAACATTGATCAATCTTAGTAATACACTGAGTTTGCCGAACTAAGCCCAATTCATCTAAACCATCCAGCAGCGGCAATAACTGACCCGCTTCCAGCCAATTTTTAGTTTCATTTTCAGATATATTGAACCGATTTTTTAAGTCAGCCGCCAACCAATCTGCAATAGATAACTTATCGTCTTTCCAGTTAGAAAGTTCAAATAGAAACGGAATAGTTTTATTCTCAGGTTGTTTAGCCTCAGCCAATAACTCCTCAGCCAATTCTAATAAAGTCGTAGTTTTGCCGGAACCAGGTTCTCCCAAAATTAACAGTCTGCCGTCGATGTCAGGGCGCTTAAAAATATTAATAACTTTTTCATTTTCTGGTACTTCCGTCTTAGGTTTTCCAAAAAATGATAATAAATTAAATCTTGGTTTATCCTGAAGTTTTGATTGCTTTTTTAATGGCTCTGTTCGGTTAACAGCTTGTGGTTGATCTTCTTTTATCAAGTCAATTCGAGTTTGATCATGGAGATTATCTTTTAACCGTTTCGCTACTTCCCTTTCCATTTCCTTTAGTAAAACTCGGCGCGAGTCTTTCACCACTTTTTCTGATGGCGTTGATTGATTACCCCGCCAAGCATCAAAAAATATTATGAATACTGGTAAAATAGTACCTGCAACAAATAGGAATAAAGAAGCGATGCCGACATATTGAATTAATTTTGTAGGTAAATAACTACTTTTGAGTAAGCCAAACAATACAAAACTCCCGATCATCGGTAATAAACCCACTAACCAAGGAAGATTATTTGTTTCGGCAGAAGAAGATGAGTTACTTGATTGACTGCTAACAACCCCAATGAGAATAATTGATATGATCGTTACAACCAAAACTATATTAAGATCAACATTTAGGTCAGATTTTCCCGGAAACTGGTTAATCCCCCAACA of the Microcoleus sp. FACHB-68 genome contains:
- a CDS encoding NACHT domain-containing protein, producing MQKIKVSLPSISVTALNALMCWGINQFPGKSDLNVDLNIVLVVTIISIILIGVVSSQSSNSSSSAETNNLPWLVGLLPMIGSFVLFGLLKSSYLPTKLIQYVGIASLFLFVAGTILPVFIIFFDAWRGNQSTPSEKVVKDSRRVLLKEMEREVAKRLKDNLHDQTRIDLIKEDQPQAVNRTEPLKKQSKLQDKPRFNLLSFFGKPKTEVPENEKVINIFKRPDIDGRLLILGEPGSGKTTTLLELAEELLAEAKQPENKTIPFLFELSNWKDDKLSIADWLAADLKNRFNISENETKNWLEAGQLLPLLDGLDELGLVRQTQCITKIDQCLQEYPDLQVAVCCRVQEYQTGESKLQKLGWAICIQPLTDAQIENYLKELQRADLWSSVKSDPEGLLTLARVPLLLHLIPIAYPEGSLQVNSGRQRPNQQYLEESRNQLFAAYIDKKLKEKPHSRYSDKDTKRWLQWLARKLRERKETEFLLEKMQPDLLESPKYKLLYRLIGGLIFGLIGGLIFGLIVGLIGGLIGGLIFGLIVGLIFGLEQKIEPAETISWNTQKFTKNLIGGLIGGLIVGLIGGLIFGLIRNLMIWLIFGLMIGLIGGLIGDEIRVRNQPNQGIIESAKSAVFLSLVTFPFTVLLLSLSNLIRFQIAWSLPLITGFSYALFFGILLGGGRAVIEHYTLRFLLWRSGAIALNYVDFLSYAAERRLIQQVGGRYRFIHDLLREHLAGGQPWRCTSTLTDHADIVIDVALSPDGKTIASASYDKTVKLWRLSADGQASLIRTYTEHAAPVGCVAFTPDSQTLVSGSDDSTLKIWDIKTGKCDTLPGHSDKVWCVAITADGTDLASGSRDGVVKIWDLPKRQLIRSISAHSLGVPGLAFTPDGQILVSGSSDRSIKVWETATGQLLQTLAPNLTKLWQWFIIRFWYSSAVYSIAINPNGKTLVSSSAGEAVEFWDLDTGKRLRTLPVHFKRQWQVALSPDWQIIAGIGENGAMRLHHFPAGKLSCVLNEHSADVTSIAFSQDGQFIVSGSEDKTIKIWQRVPLPN